One Bombina bombina isolate aBomBom1 chromosome 5, aBomBom1.pri, whole genome shotgun sequence DNA segment encodes these proteins:
- the LOC128659737 gene encoding oocyte zinc finger protein XlCOF6-like: MNAYVLDKHLNSSYPSFTTGNIRMKPQTPKVLDTNDYSQTLGISQQICREDGELAGTVKQSLCTESNLVIKQEDNIYDLSSEIIIPEEKPHTLTEFSKHIKEGRSLQSSHMIKTKEKPFKCTECEKSFRWKSPLLEHYKIHTGEKQYTCPECGKCFTQMDYLKTHERSHTGENTFICAESGKSFTQKCKLKTHEMINTGKKPFKCTECGKSFTRKGDLKKHVRIHTGEMPFTCTECGKSFTQMDSLKTHERIHTGVRPFTCTECGKSFTQMDHLKNHEMIHTGEKPFTCTECGKSFIRMDSLKTHEMIHTGEKPFTCTECGKSFTRMNRLKTHEMIHTGVRPFTCTECGKCFTQMYDLKKHERIHTGKKPFTCTECGKSFTQMDHLKNHEMIHTGEKPFTCTECGKSFTRMDHLKTHEMIHTGEKPFTCTECGKSFTRMDNLKTHERIHTGVRPFTCTECGKCFTQLYDLKKHERIHTGKKPFTCTECGKSFTRKSDLITHERIHTGENPFTCTECGKSFTRMDSLKAHESIHTGEKPFTCTECEKSFTRKGDLKKHVRIHTGEKPFTCAESGKSFTQKCKLKTHEMIHTEKKPFKCTECGKSFTQKGYLKKHVRIHTGEMLFTCTECGKSFTQMGSLKTHERIHTGVRPFTCTECGKSFTQMDHLKNHEMIHTGEKPFTCTECGKSFIRMDSLKTHEMIHTGEKPFTCTECGKSFTQMDRLKTHERIHTGEKPFTCTECGKCFTQMYNLKRHERIHTGKKPFTCKDCGKSFTRKSDLKTHERIHRGEKPFTCTECGKSFTRKSDLKKHERIHTGEKPFTCTECGKSFTQKSDLKKHERIHKGRNLSHV; this comes from the exons atgaacgcatatgtgttag ataaacatttgaatagttcatatccatccttcactacaggaaacaTCAGAATGAAACCACaaactccaaaagtcttagacactaatgactattcacaaacattggggatatcacagcagatatgtagagaagatggtgaattggcaggaactgtgaagcaatcattatgtacagagagtaatttagtcatcaaacaagaggacaacatttatgacttatctagtgaaattattatcccagagGAAAAACCACACAcacttactgagttttcaaaacatattaaagaagggagaagtctacagtctagccacaTGATTAaaacaaaggagaaacctttcaaatgtacagaatgtgagaaaagctttagatggaagtctcctctactagaacactacaaaattcacacaggtgagaaacaaTACACATGtcctgagtgcggcaaatgttttacacaaatggattatttgaaaactcatgaaagaagtcacacaggagaaaacacTTTCATTTGTGCAGAgagtgggaaaagttttacacaaaagtgtaaactgaaaactcatgaaatgattaacacaggaaaaaagcctttcaaatgtacagagtgtggaaaaagttttacacgaaagggtgatctgaaaaagcatgtaaggattcacacaggagaaatgcctttcacatgtactgagtgtggaaaaagttttacacaaatggatagtctgaaaactcatgaaaggattcacacaggagtaaggcctttcacatgtactgagtgtggaaaaagttttacacaaatggatcatctgaaaaatcatgaaatgattcacacaggagaaaagcctttcacatgtactgagtgtggaaaaagttttatacgaatggatagtctgaaaactcatgaaatgattcacacaggagaaaagcctttcacatgtactgagtgtggaaaaagttttacacgaatgaatcgtctgaaaactcatgaaatgattcacacaggagtaaggcctttcacatgtacagagtgtggaaaatgttttacacaaatgtatgatctgaaaaagcatgaaaggattcacacagggaaaaagcctttcacatgtacagagtgtggaaaaagttttacacaaatggatcatctgaaaaatcatgaaatgattcacacaggagaaaagcctttcacatgtactgagtgtggaaaaagttttacacgaatggatcatctgaaaactcatgaaatgattcacacaggagaaaagcctttcacatgtactgagtgtggaaaaagttttacacgaatggataatctgaaaactcatgaaaggattcacacaggagtaaggcctttcacatgtacagagtgtggaaaatgttttacacaattgtatgatctgaaaaagcatgaaaggattcacacagggaaaaagcctttcacatgtacagagtgtggaaaaagttttacacgaaagaGTGATCTGataactcatgaaaggattcacacaggagaaaatcctttcacatgtactgagtgtggaaaaagttttacacgaatggatagTCTGAAAGCTCATGAAagtattcacacaggagaaaagcctttcacatgtacagagtgtgaaaaaagttttacacgaaaggGTGATTTGAAAAAGCAtgtaaggattcacacaggagaaaagcctttcacatgtgcagaaagtgggaaaagttttacacaaaagtgtaaactgaaaactcatgaaatgattcacacagaaaaaaagcctttcaaatgtacagagtgtggaaaaagttttacacaaaagggtTATCTGAAAAAGCAtgtaaggattcacacaggagaaatgcttttcacatgtactgagtgtggaaaaagttttacacaaatgggtagtctgaaaactcatgaaaggattcacacaggagtaaggcctttcacatgtactgagtgtggaaaaagttttacacaaatggatcatctgaaaaatcatgaaatgattcacacaggagaaaagcctttcacatgtactgagtgtggaaaaagttttatacgaatggatagtctgaaaactcatgaaatgattcacacaggagaaaagcctttcacatgtactgagtgtggaaaaagttttacacaaatggatcgtctgaaaactcatgaaaggattcacacaggagaaaaacctttcacatgtacagagtgtggaaaatgttttacacaaatgtataatctgaaaaggcatgaaaggattcacacagggaaaaagcctttcacatgtaaagattgtgggaaaagttttacacgaaagagtgatctgaaaacacatgaaaggattcacagaggagaaaagcctttcacatgtacagagtgtggaaaaagttttacacgaaagagtgatctgaaaaagcatgaaaggattcacacaggagaaaagcctttcacctgtacagagtgtggaaaaagttttacacaaaagagtgatctgaaaaagcatgaaaggattcacaagggaagaaacctttcacatgtttag